The DNA segment ACGGACTGGCCTTATATTCAGCCTTCCACTTCGGATTCTTGGGCCGAAAGCAAACAGCATCCTTTTCTGATAAGATTTGATACGGATGCGAGTTACAGCTATCCTGTTTATCAGTTGGATATATGCCTTGTTGCGTCTCACTGTGCCAACCCGCCTTCGATCGATCTTTCCGTTAATGGTCAGAGCTGGCAGTTTCAGACAACGGTAGGACCGGGAGACCAGGTTCTGACGGATCCTTCCGTGGGCGATTTTCAGACCTATACTGCGTATATCCAGGCAGATGATCTTCAAGCGAGCGGAAATCTGATCAAGATCACAACCACTGGTTCATGGATGCTTTACGATGCAGTGGTCCTCCAGGGGTTGGACAGTGTTCCTGCTTTGAAAGATTTTGAAATAGATCCCCAGCCTTTCTGGTATCACTATTCTGACGGGGTAAGCCGCTCACTGCGTATTGACTTTGTGGATGCCATACTGGCCGAGCCTGCACAGGTAGAGATCGTAACCCCGGAAGCAACTTTCACACGTAATGTGAACGCTGAGGCAAATGTGATCGGTTCCGTCGATGTACTTGTCCCGATGCCTGACAGCAACAGCGAAAATCCTGTACCTGTAACGATTAGATTGCATACCAGCCGGGGTGACGTCGAAAAGACGGCGTCAATAGCTCCCGAGCGTCAGTGGAAAGTACACCTGGTACATCAGACCCACCTGGATATTGGGTATACGCATACTCAGCCGGAGGTCATGAACGTGCAGGTGGACCATCTCTACAAGGCCCTGGACTATATAGACGACTCAGAATCTGAGGGACGGCCGAAAGATGAGCTCTTCAAATGGCATCCGGAAGGCATGTGGGCGGTGGAGGAGTTTTTGAAAAACCGGGCGTCTGAAACGGATAAACAGCGGTTTTTCGAGGCGGTAAAAGACGGCACCATGCACATGGATGCGATGTATGCTCAGGCAATGACCGGCATCTACTCTGAGGAGGAACTGTTTGAGCTGATGGCCGCAGCCAAGCGGTTCGAGAAGGAGGCGGGAATTGAAATTACCTCCGCGATGCAGACAGATGTGCCCGGATATACCTGGGGACTGACCAGCGCTCTGGCCCACTGGGGCGTAAAATACATGAGCGTAGGTCCCAACTCGGGACACCGCCTGGGGCACACTTTCACATGGGGCGACAGGCCTTTCTACTGGGTTTCTCCTTCTGGTAAGCACCGCATATTGTTCTGGATGGCCGGTAAAGGTTACGGATGGTTTCACGGCAATCCAACAGGACACTGTATTACCAGTGAAGAAGGCAAAATACTGGCCTATCTCAGCGATCTTGAGATGCAAGGGTATCCATACGACATGGTGAATATCCGCTACGCAATAGGTGCAGATAACGGACCGCCCAATCCGGCTCTGACCGAATGTGTTGCGCAGTGGAACACGAAATACGCATTCCCCAAGCTGATCCTTTCAAAGAACAGCGAAATGATGGCGGAATTTGAAGCCAGATACGCAGACCAGATACCAGTCAGGCAGAAGGACTTCACGCCTTACTGGGAAGACGGCTGTGCTTCGACTGCAGCTGATACAAAAATAAACCGCCGGGCTGGTGAAAAGCTCGTTCAGGCTCAGACTTTATGGTCCATGTTTGGCTCCGGAGACTTTCCGCACGAAGATTTCGACTTGGCATGGAACAAAATGATCATGTATGATGAACACACTTGGGGAGCCCACAACAGCATATCCGCTCCGGACAGCGATTTTGCGATTCAGCAGGCCGAGTACAAACAGCAGTTTGCTCTTGATGCTCAGAAATTCACAGATCAGTTAATGGACCGGGCCGTCGATCATATCAGGAAAAGCGGCACGAACACAGTGCAGGTGTTCAATACGCTTAACTGGCCCAGAACCGAGCTGGTGCTTGTCAGTGCGGAGGACTCGGCTGCCGGCAATATGGTCAAAGATGGGGCAGGAGCAGCTGTGCCTTCCCAGAGACTTAGTACAGGTGAACTTGCTTTCATCGCAACTGATGTGCCGGGGTTGGGTTCGAAAATATACACTGTTCATCCCGGCAGCTCGAGCGGTACGGGCAGCGCCGGTGTTTCGGGCAACACGATAACTAACGGGATTATCACCGCAGAGTTCGATACCAACAACGGTGCGATCACATCTTTAACTCGCCAAGGCATCTCGGCCGATCTTGTTGATACGAGCATTGGTGAAGGAATCAACGATTATCTTTACATCCTGGGACGCGATGCGGCCAGGGGGCATAAGCGAATAGCAGGGCCGGTTACTATGACAGTGCTTGACGAAGGGCCTCTCGTGTCGACTGTAAGGCTTCACAGCGATGCTCCCGGTTGCCGCTATCTTAATCGTGTTGTACGGCTTGTCGACGGCGCGGATCAGATCTTCATCAGCAATACTGTCGATAAGCTAAAGGAACGTAATCCCGAGAGCGTTTCTTTCGGCTTTGCTTTTAATGTCCCCGAAGGTGACATGAAGATCGATCTGCAATGGGCAATTATGCAGCCGGAAGTTGATCAGATAGAAGGCGCCAACAAAAACTTCTTCCCAACACGCCGATGGGTAGATATTTCAAACGATGCCTACGGAGTAACCTGGTCGAGTCTGGATGCGCCTATGGTCCAATTCAATCCGATAAAATTCGGATCAGGCTGGCATGGTTCGGCTGCGTATCGCACTTATATCGAGCCAGGTCAGGCATTTCATTCGTGGGTCATGAACAATCACTGGGAAACGAACTACAAGGCGGACCAAAAAGGGGTTATGACTTTCAGGTATGCGATTGCTCCGCATGTGGGCGGTTACGATCCCGTACAGGCTGAGCATTTTGGACGTAGTTTGCATCAGCCCTTGATCGCTGTTCCTGTAGATCCATCCCAGAAAGCGAATGACCCGAAGATCAATGTTCAAGGTAAAGGAGTCGTAGTCAGCACTGTTGAGCCCAGTCGTGACGGTACGGCTCTGATGGTGCGACTGTTCAACTCGAACCCGGACGCTGCCGTTGAGACGACGGTTGCCTGGCCGGGCGGCGGCGAAGGCTCCGCCATCTGGCTCAGCAGTCCCTATGAGGACACGAAGTCCGAGATAACCAATTCTTTCAGCATGGACCCGCTTGAAATAGTGACATTGCGTTTACAGGAATGTACCGTGACCCGCCTGTGGCCCAGCAAGCGAATGCGTCGATTAAATCTAAAAAAGCCGTACACCAATTGCCTGGCGAAAAAAAACATTTTTCTGCTATATGCTGTAATATCGCTAGCCTGAGAACGGCCCTGAAATAAACGCGTATATTGGTGCACGGATTGACCGACACTGGTGGCGATGTAAAAGGGCGGACTCAACTCATAAGTGCAACTGAGTATCCAATATTGTGTTGAGCTGTTATACTCTCTCACCTGATTTTGGTTACCTCAGTTAAAGGAACGCTTATGAGTTGAATCCGCGAAAATACGCTTGCAAAAACTAAAGATTCTTTTTGTTTTACTTTTTGAATGTTATATTGCCAATGGTCGACAGTTCTTATGCTCACAATTGTGACCTGATTATCACACTTGTCCAAGATAAATTGCTCTTTGAAAAGTTCTAAAAAGTATCTCCGGTTTTGGTTATAGTGTTTTTGACGAAAAACCAAACCAAAATTTAACCCGGAGATGTAGCTATGATAAAGGTTGCCAGTGTATTTGCACAAGTTCTTTCTTTGGTCGATCACCCTAAATTTTCGCTTTCTGTCGCTAAGCTTGGTGCCGAGAAAGGTGCGAAAGGTTTCCGCTGCTGGGAGCAGTTCGTGTGCATGCTGTTCTGTCATCTGGCTGGGGCCAATTCGCTCCGTGAGATATGCGGCGGGCTGGCGAGCTCGGCAGGCAGGATGGTTCATCTGGGCATCAAACGAATGCCCAAAAGATCAACGCTGAGCTATGCCAACAACCACAGGCCCTGGCAGGTATTTGAGTCGACATTTTATGAGCTGCTCGGCCAGGCAGACCTGCTGGCGGCGAAACAGAGACGGCGGTTTCGCTTCAAGAATCCGCTGGTGAGCATCGATTCGGCCACCATCGACCTTTGCCTGAGCATGTTCGACTGGGCGAAGTTCCGGCGTGCCAAGGGAGCGGTCAAGCTTCACCTGATGCTCAATCATCAGGGCCATCTGCCCGGTTGGGCTTTGGTCACCGACGGCAAGATGGCCGATGTAAAAGTGGCTCAGAAGCTCGAATTTGCCCCTGAAACGCTCGTTGCGATGGATCGCGGCTATGTCGATTACGACATGTTCGAGCGATGGACGGCCAGGCGGGTCTGGTTTGTAACGCGAGCGAAGAAGAACATGAAATACCTTTTCGTTCAATACAACGAGGTCCCCGAGCGGAGCAATCTGATTGCCGATGACATTATTGAGCTGGTCGACAAGCCCGGCCTGCGGCTGCGGCGTGTTGTCGTGTGGGACAAAGAGAACCTGCGGCCGATCGTGCTGCTTACCAACCACATGAAGTTCGCGGCAAGTACGATCGCCGCTATCTATAAGGAACGCTGGCAGATCGAGCTGTTCTTCAAGGCGATCAAGCAGAATCTGAAAATCAAGACTTTCGTCGGCACCAGTGAGAATGCCGTGAAGATACAGATTTGGACAGCATTGATAAGCATACTGTTGCTGAAGATACTGCAGATGCGAAGCCGGATCGGCTGGAGCTTGTCAAACCTGGCCGCGATGCTGCGTTTTAATCTGCTCAGCTACACCTTAATCCCAGCAATACAACACTGCTTAGCTGCGTCATTTTTGCGTCAGTCGCCAGTGGTAAACCACTTGAAAATGTAGTTTTATTCACTTGCTATTTAATTGTAACCCTCGTTATTGCGTCAAAACCGCATGTAAGTCCTTGCTAAATAAGCGTTTATGAGCTATCTATAGGACTGTCGATCCGAAGGCTGAGGGTTCGAGTCCCTTCGACCTCGTTTTCATAAGTCTCTGTGAGTTAAGCACTTACAGAGACTTTTTTCATGTCCCTTGTTTTTGGTAGAGCCATTTTGGGCCAAAGTTCGTCAAAAGTTCGTCAATTCGCCCAGAAGTTGTTCCTGTATCTTTCTAGCCATCTCTCTGTCAGGTGTGCCTACAGATAAATAATACTTTCTGGTTGTTTCAATTTTTGAGTGACCAGCTAGCTCTTGAACAACATGAATTGGCAGAACCTTGGCCCAGTTTGTCATGCAGCTTCGCCTGAGGTCATGAAAGCAAAATTCACTGACTTTTGCCTGCCTGCAAAATCGCTTCAGCCTCGTAAGCATGTTGTTGATAATCTCGCTGTTTTCGTCCCATTTGTTCTTGCTCCTTCGTTCCAGGATGTGCATGAGTCTCCGGCTGGTAATGAATACGTATGGGCTGAATTCATCTGCCTCATTCTGCAAATCCGCTAGATATTGCATTACGCTTTCTGGAGCAGGAACAATTCTACTCTCATGGTCCTTAGGTTCCCAAGAAAGCAGCGTGTCTGTTTCCCGTTTGGGAGCAAAACTGACTTCGTTGTTTTCAAAGTTGATATCCGCCCACGTTAAGTTCAAAAGTTCATCCTTACGTCCGGCGGTAGTATAAGCTACGGACAAGAATGTCTTCCACCACAGATTGTTCGCAACGTCGAAAACTTTTGAAAATTCTTCTGCCGAAACATACTTGACTGGTTTGTCGGCAACCTTACGTTGTTTTATCTTTTCGAAAGGATTTGCCCCTTCAGGCAGATAACCACGTGGACTTATAGCACGATTGAAGATGCTCTTCAGAGTCCTGATGTCCTTGTTGACTGTGGCTGGTGAAAGACCCTGCGAAAGCCTTTCTGAAACAAACGATTCCGCACATCGAGGCGTGATCTTTTCCAGCAAGATGCTTTCGTTTACGTGTTTTTTGAATAGATCTAAAGCTCTCATCTGATCCTTCAAAGTTGAATGTGCAACTTGTCCCTTCATCAGCTTCTTGTGTTCCTTGGTAAAATCTCTCAGTGTGATCTGTCTGGGCTTATCGGACTTACCGATATCGACTTTGTCCTGGATACTTCTTGCGTAGTCGTAGGCCTCCTTTCTGTCTTTGAAGCTCTTTGAAAGACGTTTGCCCTCTGAATCATACCAGCGAACCTCCCAAGATGACTTTCTGCGTTTGGCCCAGAGATTCTTCGGTATCGGCTTACCGGTTTTATCCAAAGGTACTTTTCCATAATAGTTTCTGTTAACACTTACTCTAGTGTGTGCCATAGTTTGTCTCCTTATACAAGACAAGCCCAGCACCACTGCAAATTGACCAAGGCATTATACAGTGGGACCCTTACAGGCGCAAACTTTTTCTGGCCAAAGTTAGGTTTATTGCCCTCACGACTCTGTCTTCTTATGGAGAAATTTTTCCAGCTCTTGCTTGAGGAACCAGACTCTGCGGGCGTATTTGGTCGCATTCAAAAAACCGTTGTCTCGCCAGTAATTGAGTGTTCTTTTGGCCGATTTTGGTGTATGGCCCGTCTGGTCCAGGCGAAGGAACATCGCAGCTTCGGTCGGCGTCATCAGGTCAGGGAAGTTTTTCGGTCTTGCAGGCCAGGTTTTTTCGTTGGAGTTGCTGTTGTTTTGCAAGGCCATAGTTCTCATCTCAGCATTCGTTCATTAGATTCTTTTTTGTTTTCGTCTGTGCTTGTATTTTTGCGAAAACGTTCTTTGGCCTGCCTCAGGAACCTGACGAGAAACAGAAGGATCGAAATCAACAGTATGGTTAAAGCCATTGCGGTATAGGGAAGTAGAATGACACCGATTGAGTCACCAAATTGCCTTACCATCCCAACTACTGCAAGTATTGAAACGCATGTTGCCAGCGTGATCGAAATTGGCAGATTGTAACACAAGGATGTTCTTATCGTGTGAAAAATGATCACTAGCAGGATGACGAAGACAGGTATGACAAGTGAAATATCCAAGAATTGGTCCATGAGAAAGCTCCTCATAAAAACAGAATGTTTGAGATTACAATTCGCAGGAGGCATATGCTGATGGCAGTCACGGCAAGCAGGGTCCTGCGTGAATACGTTTCGTTTATCATGTGCGAAAGAAAACGATCGAGGAGGCCAAGGATGTAATCGATCAGTGGGCTTATTGCTTTGATTGTTTGTTCGAGCCGAGGAAACTGCCAGCGGTCATATACTGCTTGTAAAATGATCATCAGCAGGATGACGTCACATGCTACGAAGAACAGATGTGCCATAATTATTAGCAATGCTGGGATCAGGCTCATCGCAATATCTCCTCATTTATGGTTTTCATTGGATCTTCAGGCATGCTGACTGTTACAGGCGGTGATGCTGATGGCATGTTTAGGTTTATCTGAGGAAGGTCATTCAATGACAGGCAGGCCATGTTTTGGCAGAACAGAATCCATTCATCTGGAGAAGGGCAGTCAGTGAAATTTGTGCTCTCGACAGCTGACTCGAATAGACTCACTGCGTCCGGGTAAGATTTTTGTAATGAACGTTTTGGAAGCGCCAGGAGACTGGCAAGGAGTAGCGGATGCGAGAGCCGTACAATGAAGGTTTAGCGAGCCACATTGGCCCCGAGTCATGTGGGTGGGTCGGTAACGACACATCTGAAGCGTTGACAGGGGTACATGCGGGCCGGGTATTGAGCCGCGTAAGTTCTTGCGTAACAGATCGGAGTGCCGACGCTGTCGAAACTGTCGGAAGGCAATACTGGATACGCCGTTATCGCAAGGCATATTCAGACTCCGCGCGGTCGAAGACCCCGTGCACGCATGGAAACTCTTTGCACAGGAACTGGGAGATCCTGTGTTCAGCCTTATCCAAAGAATCTGGAAAGGTTCGCACTGCAAATCCAGAAGGAGCAACGCAGTGATGCACGAGCACAGGAAGTCGGACAGTCCCATAGTACCGGAGACGCTCTTGAACAAAGATTGTGATACATTACAGTCGGCGGAGAGAGCCGAGGGAAGGGGACTGACCAAGGGCAATCCGTCCCAGCAAAACAGGTGCCGGACTCAGAGCCGGGCAGGCCTGCAAAGTGCGTTGGAACGGATACGGCAGGCAGCGGCCGGGGACAATAAGCTGCGGTTCACCTCGCTTTGGCACCATGTCTACAATGTAGAACGCCTCAGAGAAGAATATTTCAGCATCAAAAGACAGGCAGCAGCAGGCGTAGACGAAAAGACATGGCAGGAGTATGGGGAAGACTTGGAAGAAAATCTCCAAGACCTCTCAAGCCGACTAAAGCGCGGGGCATATAGAGCCAAACCCGTCAAGCGGGTTTATATCCCAAAGTCTGATGGACGGCAGCGTCCCATTGGTATAACTACCATAGAGGATAAGATCGTCCAGCGGGCCACGACAACTGTACTGAATGCCATATACGAGACTGATTTCAAAGGCTTCTCGTACGGCTTCCGTCCAGGTCGTAGTGCTCATAATGCTCTTGATGCTGTAACAGTCGGCATACTCAAACGCAAGGTGAACTGGGTGCTCGATGCCGACATATGTGGATTCTTCGATGCTATCGACCACAGTTGGCTTATAAAATTCATTGAGCACTGGATTGGAGACCAGCGAGTAATTCGCCACATAAAGAAGTGGCTCAATGCTGGTGTGCTGGAAGAAGGCAGGCGAGTACAGTTTAAAGAAGGTACTCCACAGGGAGGAAGTATTTCCCCTCTGCTGGCAAACATCTACCTTCACTATGTATTTGACCTTTGGGCCCATCAATGGCGTAAGCGAAACGGCCAAGGCCATGTTATCATGGTCCGGTACGCAGACGATATCGTGGTGGGCTTCCAGTACAAATCGGACGCAATGCGGTTCCGGAAAGATATGCAGAGCAGGTTTTGCAAGTTCAATCTGGAATTGCATTCCGACAAGACCCGCCTGATTCAATTCGGCCGTTTTGCGGCAGAGAGAAGGGCGGCTAAAGGTCAAGGCAAGCCTGAAACTTTTGACTTTCTTGGTTTTACGCACATCTGTGCCAAATCAAGCAAAGGCACTTTCAAGCTGCTTAGACTCCCAATTCGCAAGCGTGTGCAGGCAAAGCTGAAGGAAATCAAGGAGCAGTTGAAAATACGCAGGTATACGTCCATACCGGAAATGGGGCGATGGCTCCACTCTGTGGTGAGTGGCTGGTACCGCTATTATGCTGTTCCGAATACCTTTCGTTATCTTGGCAAGTTCAGACGGCGGGTTGCCTGGCTGTGGTTCAGAGCATTGCGACGGCGCAGTCAGCGAAGCAGGATGACCTGGAGTCGAATGTACAAGCTGATGGATAGATGGCTTCCTAAACCGAGAATCTTGCACGCATATCCCCAAGCTCGTTTAAAGGCTGCACGTTATGACCCAAGGCAGGAGCCGTATGCGGTAATCCCGCACGTACGGATCTGTGCGGGGGGCTGTGAGCAATCACAGTCCCTACCGCGACCACAATTTTGAAGTGGATTAAAAAAGTCCTTTCGCTGGTCGATGGTATTTACAGTACATAACTACCATTTAGCCAGAGAAAGGACTTACGATGCAAAAGAACGAATCGGACAGATCGGTTGCGAATTTGAACAAAGCTATTAAAATTGACGAATCGCAGATTCAAAACCACCTCCCCGAGTAGGACTCGAAACTTAATCCTAGTGGTTAACAATCTACAAGGAATAAGGGTGCCAAACATGTAAAGATGTGCGATTCGGGTGCAGATTTATTTTACCGAGTCTGGTTTGCTTTCCTCTGCGTCACTTTTGCGTCAGTCGCCAGTGATAAACCACTTGTAACTTACAGTTGTATAATTTGTATCCTACTTGAAAACCATGTTAAAGCTTCCAAAGCCGAGTATAAGTCTATGTTAGTAAAGGACTTATGCTTGGATGTCTGGACTCATAATCCCTTGGTCCGGGGTTCGAATCCCTGCGGGCCCATACTTGTAACTCTAGGCCAGTCAAGCACTTATGCGTGACTGGCTTTTTTCGTTTTCTCTCAAAACAGGGGTGTGCAACAGATTTGCAACAGAAAACTGCTGCAGAGCCTGCTCACTGGCACGCCTGGTGCGGTCCACAAGGTCGTCAGAAACCGCCAGATAGAACTTTCTGGTCGTCTCAAAACTTGAATGACCTGCCATGTTCATCACGTCCAGTTCACTCAGCCCTGACCGCAGCCAGTTAGTCAGACACGTCCTGCGCAGATCGTGAAAGGTTGTGCCCTCGATGTCCGCCTGTTTGCAGATTCGCCGCCATTGTCTGTCAAAGTTGTTCAAGGGGCTGGTACCATCTGTCTGCGACCAGTTACCGTCAGTGCGCTTCTGCTGAATCGTCGCATAGCGTTCCTGAGATATGAACACATATGGCAGCTCATCGGGACTCTCTTCACGTGCAGTGCCCAGCAGCGTTATAAGCTCCTCAGTTAGCGGCAGGGTGCGTCTCTCAGCGTCTTTTGGTGTCCAGGCCCAGGTTGAGTCTGTATTCGCTTTCGGGGCGACTGTGACGGTCTTGGCATCCGTGTCGATATCCGACCATGTCAGATTCAACAGCTCACCCCTTCTCATGGCAGTACCCAGCGCCATGCGGAGCAACATATCCCAATCCAGTGTGCGACATTTGACAAAACTGTTCGCAGCCCGGAGCAACGCGATTATCGCATCGCTGTCGAGTACATTGATCGACTGCGGGCTGTATTTCGGCGTTTTGACCCACCTGAATGGATTTTCATCAAGCTGGCCTCGCTGTACACAGAGCTGGAATATCCGCTTGAGGTGACGGATCTTCTTCGCTGCGGTTGCAGGCGTTTGTCCGTCATCCAGGCAGTACTGCACCAGGCGTTCACCATGTTCGTGACGGACAGACCGGTAGTCAATGTCTCCCACCGCTTTGACCAGGGTTTTCATCGAGTTTTTTGCTACCAGCATGCTGCTTTCCTTTACCTGACCTTGAGTACGGGTCTCGTAGTCCTCAAACAGTTCCATCAGTTTCATCGGAAGTGCCTGACGATCTCCCATTCTCAAGTGACGTTCGAGTCTGGTCCTTTCCTGTTCGGCCTTTCGCTTGTTTGCATGGCCGAGAGATTTCTGTCTGCGTTTGCCTTTGTCATCGATGTAAATGAGATAATATGTAAAACTTTTGCCGTCTCTTGACGGTCTTTCCCAGAGTCTCACTGCGTCTTGCATCTGATACCTCCTTTCCGACGCTGGCCGGGACCCGGGTTGACCGGGTCCCATTATAGCCAGTTTGACTGTTCAATGCTAGTGATGATCCATAAATCCCATTTGCCCTTCGAGCCAGTCTCGAACCGCAGGCAGATAGTAAAGCACACGGTTGCAGATGCGTATCCTGGGCAGGTCACGCATTCTCTTGAGATGCTCGATGACATTGTGGTAGTCTGAGGCATCACTGATCTCTGGGATTCTGAGGTACTGAATAAGCTCCG comes from the Anaerohalosphaera lusitana genome and includes:
- a CDS encoding polysaccharide lyase family protein, giving the protein MVGFLIIGFAGLVHADEFNVVQVKWDASATASSIYGPGYAAENAIKGKWLARDVGVQIVFCLVNGDFMKMAEVNLKKIAVLVYVLYFQSLVSGQAVTLWQIGTPDNDYSELAIARNYSAYSSTFPYDADYMISTDSPGTDWPYIQPSTSDSWAESKQHPFLIRFDTDASYSYPVYQLDICLVASHCANPPSIDLSVNGQSWQFQTTVGPGDQVLTDPSVGDFQTYTAYIQADDLQASGNLIKITTTGSWMLYDAVVLQGLDSVPALKDFEIDPQPFWYHYSDGVSRSLRIDFVDAILAEPAQVEIVTPEATFTRNVNAEANVIGSVDVLVPMPDSNSENPVPVTIRLHTSRGDVEKTASIAPERQWKVHLVHQTHLDIGYTHTQPEVMNVQVDHLYKALDYIDDSESEGRPKDELFKWHPEGMWAVEEFLKNRASETDKQRFFEAVKDGTMHMDAMYAQAMTGIYSEEELFELMAAAKRFEKEAGIEITSAMQTDVPGYTWGLTSALAHWGVKYMSVGPNSGHRLGHTFTWGDRPFYWVSPSGKHRILFWMAGKGYGWFHGNPTGHCITSEEGKILAYLSDLEMQGYPYDMVNIRYAIGADNGPPNPALTECVAQWNTKYAFPKLILSKNSEMMAEFEARYADQIPVRQKDFTPYWEDGCASTAADTKINRRAGEKLVQAQTLWSMFGSGDFPHEDFDLAWNKMIMYDEHTWGAHNSISAPDSDFAIQQAEYKQQFALDAQKFTDQLMDRAVDHIRKSGTNTVQVFNTLNWPRTELVLVSAEDSAAGNMVKDGAGAAVPSQRLSTGELAFIATDVPGLGSKIYTVHPGSSSGTGSAGVSGNTITNGIITAEFDTNNGAITSLTRQGISADLVDTSIGEGINDYLYILGRDAARGHKRIAGPVTMTVLDEGPLVSTVRLHSDAPGCRYLNRVVRLVDGADQIFISNTVDKLKERNPESVSFGFAFNVPEGDMKIDLQWAIMQPEVDQIEGANKNFFPTRRWVDISNDAYGVTWSSLDAPMVQFNPIKFGSGWHGSAAYRTYIEPGQAFHSWVMNNHWETNYKADQKGVMTFRYAIAPHVGGYDPVQAEHFGRSLHQPLIAVPVDPSQKANDPKINVQGKGVVVSTVEPSRDGTALMVRLFNSNPDAAVETTVAWPGGGEGSAIWLSSPYEDTKSEITNSFSMDPLEIVTLRLQECTVTRLWPSKRMRRLNLKKPYTNCLAKKNIFLLYAVISLA
- a CDS encoding tyrosine-type recombinase/integrase, encoding MQDAVRLWERPSRDGKSFTYYLIYIDDKGKRRQKSLGHANKRKAEQERTRLERHLRMGDRQALPMKLMELFEDYETRTQGQVKESSMLVAKNSMKTLVKAVGDIDYRSVRHEHGERLVQYCLDDGQTPATAAKKIRHLKRIFQLCVQRGQLDENPFRWVKTPKYSPQSINVLDSDAIIALLRAANSFVKCRTLDWDMLLRMALGTAMRRGELLNLTWSDIDTDAKTVTVAPKANTDSTWAWTPKDAERRTLPLTEELITLLGTAREESPDELPYVFISQERYATIQQKRTDGNWSQTDGTSPLNNFDRQWRRICKQADIEGTTFHDLRRTCLTNWLRSGLSELDVMNMAGHSSFETTRKFYLAVSDDLVDRTRRASEQALQQFSVANLLHTPVLRENEKSQSRISA
- a CDS encoding helix-turn-helix domain-containing protein, which encodes MRTMALQNNSNSNEKTWPARPKNFPDLMTPTEAAMFLRLDQTGHTPKSAKRTLNYWRDNGFLNATKYARRVWFLKQELEKFLHKKTES
- a CDS encoding IS4 family transposase is translated as MIKVASVFAQVLSLVDHPKFSLSVAKLGAEKGAKGFRCWEQFVCMLFCHLAGANSLREICGGLASSAGRMVHLGIKRMPKRSTLSYANNHRPWQVFESTFYELLGQADLLAAKQRRRFRFKNPLVSIDSATIDLCLSMFDWAKFRRAKGAVKLHLMLNHQGHLPGWALVTDGKMADVKVAQKLEFAPETLVAMDRGYVDYDMFERWTARRVWFVTRAKKNMKYLFVQYNEVPERSNLIADDIIELVDKPGLRLRRVVVWDKENLRPIVLLTNHMKFAASTIAAIYKERWQIELFFKAIKQNLKIKTFVGTSENAVKIQIWTALISILLLKILQMRSRIGWSLSNLAAMLRFNLLSYTLIPAIQHCLAASFLRQSPVVNHLKM
- a CDS encoding tyrosine-type recombinase/integrase; the encoded protein is MAHTRVSVNRNYYGKVPLDKTGKPIPKNLWAKRRKSSWEVRWYDSEGKRLSKSFKDRKEAYDYARSIQDKVDIGKSDKPRQITLRDFTKEHKKLMKGQVAHSTLKDQMRALDLFKKHVNESILLEKITPRCAESFVSERLSQGLSPATVNKDIRTLKSIFNRAISPRGYLPEGANPFEKIKQRKVADKPVKYVSAEEFSKVFDVANNLWWKTFLSVAYTTAGRKDELLNLTWADINFENNEVSFAPKRETDTLLSWEPKDHESRIVPAPESVMQYLADLQNEADEFSPYVFITSRRLMHILERRSKNKWDENSEIINNMLTRLKRFCRQAKVSEFCFHDLRRSCMTNWAKVLPIHVVQELAGHSKIETTRKYYLSVGTPDREMARKIQEQLLGELTNF